A genomic window from Cloacibacillus evryensis DSM 19522 includes:
- a CDS encoding ABC transporter ATP-binding protein has protein sequence MLNVIVNHLKFSYSGSNEVILNDIDMNVRSGEFVCLLGQSGCGKSTLLRLLAGLEKPSGGSVLVDGEPVRGAGLQRGMVFQDYGLFPWMTTGENITIALERRYPEKNKEERKELALHWMNNVGMDKSLYDKLPGELSGGQKQRCGIARAFAIDPPILLMDEPFGSLDAVTKAKLQDLVLKLWQQEGDKRKTVFFVTHEVDEALLLATDIYVLSQSPAEVMYHHSFAGEERPTRKNMYVDPGIAALRNHLISLIYTDANERASEESAEDIPLKIAV, from the coding sequence ATGCTCAATGTAATTGTGAACCACCTCAAATTTTCTTACAGCGGCAGTAATGAAGTTATCTTAAACGATATCGATATGAATGTGCGGTCCGGGGAATTTGTCTGTCTGCTCGGGCAGTCCGGGTGCGGAAAAAGCACCCTGCTCCGCCTGCTGGCGGGGCTGGAGAAACCCAGCGGCGGCAGCGTCCTCGTCGACGGCGAACCTGTCAGGGGCGCCGGGCTTCAGCGCGGGATGGTCTTTCAGGATTACGGGCTTTTCCCCTGGATGACGACGGGGGAGAATATCACCATCGCCCTGGAGCGCCGCTATCCTGAGAAGAATAAGGAGGAGCGCAAGGAACTCGCCCTTCACTGGATGAACAACGTCGGGATGGACAAATCGCTGTACGACAAGCTGCCGGGAGAGCTATCCGGAGGACAGAAGCAGCGCTGCGGCATCGCCAGGGCTTTCGCCATCGATCCGCCGATCCTGCTGATGGACGAGCCCTTCGGCTCGCTGGATGCCGTGACCAAGGCCAAGCTTCAGGATCTGGTCCTCAAACTTTGGCAGCAGGAGGGCGACAAACGCAAGACCGTTTTCTTCGTGACCCATGAGGTCGACGAGGCGCTGCTGCTGGCGACGGATATTTACGTATTGAGCCAGTCGCCCGCCGAGGTCATGTATCATCATTCTTTTGCCGGAGAGGAACGCCCAACCCGCAAAAACATGTACGTCGATCCCGGGATCGCGGCTCTGCGCAATCATCTTATCAGTCTGATCTACACCGACGCCAACGAAAGGGCTTCCGAGGAATCCGCGGAAGATATCCCCCTGAAGATAGCCGTGTAA